The Cellulomonas flavigena DSM 20109 DNA segment CCTGTGGGTCGGGACGGGTCGCGACGTCGAGGCCATGACCGCGCTCGCGGGCGCCGCGCGCGCGGTGGGGGAGGAGCACGGTGCGGCGCCCGACAGCCGGGTGCGGCACCGGCCCCACCTCACGGTCGGCCGCGTGCGTCCCGGGTCGCGCCCGCCGCGCCGCGCCGCGCGTGCGGGGGTGGCGGGGCGTCCCGGGGGTCGGGGGCCGGGCCGGGGATCCGCCGCCGACGTGCGCGAGCTCGGGCCGGCGGAGGTGTTCGAGCAGGCCCTCGCGGTGTACGAGGGACCCACGTGGCGCGTCGAGGCGCTGTCGCTCGTCGCCTCCCGGCCGGGCGAGGGCCGTGGTGGGGGGCCGCTCTACACGCGGCTGGCGGACCTCCCGCTGGGCACGGGCGCGGACTGACGGTGGTATCGGCTCGTCCACGGTCGAGGCCGTGTGGCACGCTGGGGACGTGCACCAGGTCCTCGTCCCCCGCGCGGCGGGTGGTCACCGATTTCCGTGGCCCGTCCCGGGCCGCGCGGACCGCGCACGCGCACGCTGAGCCGCGTGCCCCCACGGTGACGTCCTGCGGGACGCTCCGACGGCCTCGGGACGGGCGCCACTAGACTGCCCAGTCGGCCCCCGCACCCACGCGTCCTCGTCGTGACGTGCGCGCGGGCCGTCGCCGAACCGCCCCTGGAAGGTCCTGATGACCAGCGACACACCGCTGTCCCCGCTCGACGCCGACGGCGTCGCCGCGGCCGTCGACGCCGCGATCGCGGCGATCGCGGGCGCGAGCGACCTCGACGGCCTGAAGGCCGCGCGCCTCGCGCACACCGGCGACGCCAGCCCGCTGGCGCTGGCGAACCGCGCGATCGGCGGCCTGCCGGGCCCCGACAAGGCCGCTGCCGGGCGCCTCCTCGGCCAGGCGCGTGGCCGCGTGAACGCCGCGATCGCCGACCGGCAGGTCGAGCTCGAGGCGGAGCGTGACGCGCGCGTCCTCGTCGAGGAGTCCCTCGACGTGACGCTGCCCGCCGACCGCCACCGCCTCGGCGCCCGCCATCCGCTGTCGACCCTCTCGGAGCGCATCGCGGACGTGTTCGTCGCGATGGGCTGGGAGATCGCCGAGGGGCCGGAGCTCGAGACGGAGTGGTTCAACTTCGACGCGCTGAACTTCGGCGTCGACCACCCGGCGCGGCAGATGCAGGACACCTTCTTCGTCGCGCCGACCGACCCCGACGTGCCGGCCGACGGGTCCGGCCTCGTGCTGCGCACCCACACCTCACCCGTGCAGGCGCGCACGCTGCTGGAGCGCGGCGTGCCGGTGTACATCGCGTGTCCCGGCAAGGTGTTCCGCACCGATGCGCTCGACGCGACGCACACGCCCGTGTTCCACCAGGTCGAGGGCCTCGCGGTCGACGAGGGCCTGACGATGGCGCACCTCAAGGGGACGCTCGACCACTTCGCACGGGCGATGTTCGGCCCCGAGGCCCGCACGCGCCTGCGCCCGTCGTTCTTCCCCTTCACCGAACCGTCGGCCGAGATGGACCTGTGGTTCCCGCAGAAGAAGGGCGGACCCGGGTGGATCGAGTGGGGTGGCTGCGGCATGGTCAACCCGCACGTGCTGCGCGCCTGCGGCATCGACCCCGACGTGTACTCCGGGTACGCGTTCGGCATGGGCATCGAGCGCACGCTCATGCTCCGGCACGGCATCGCCGACATGCGCGACATGGTCGAGGGCGACGTGCGCTTCTCCGAGCAGTTCCGGACGGTGATCTGACATGCCCCGTATCCCGCTGACCTGGCTCGGCGAGCACGTCGAGCTGCCCGCCGGCCTCACGGCCGAGCAGCTCGCCGCCGACCTCGTGCGCGTCGGCCTGGAGGAAGAGGCGATCCACTCCTCGGGCGTGAGCGGCCCGCTCGTCGTCGGCCAGGTGCTCGAGCTGATGCCCGAGCCGCAGAAGAACGGCAAGACGATCAACTGGTGCCAGGTCGACGTGGGCGCGCACAACGCGCTCGACGAGGCCGGGAACCCGACCGTGCCGCGCGGCATCGTGTGCGGCGCGCACAACTTCGGTGTGGGCGACCGCGTCGTCGTCGCGCTCCCCGGTGCCGTGCTGCCGGGGCCGTTCGCGATCTCGGCGCGCCGGACGTACGGGCACGTGTCCGACGGCATGATCTGCTCGCAGCGCGAGCTGGGCCTCGGGGACGACCACGCCGGCATCATCGTGCTGTCGCGCCTCGGCCACGGGGAGGACGCGACGGCACCCGGCACGGACGCCCTCGCGCTGCTCGGCCTCGGCGACGAGGTCCTCGAGATCAACGTGACGCCCGACCGCGGGTACTGCTTCTCGATGCGCGGCGTCGCTCGCGAGTACGCGCACTCCACGGGAGCCGCGTTCACCGACCCGGGCGTCGAGACGCCCGAGACCCTGCGCGAGCGCCCCGCGGGCTTCGCGGTCGAGATCGAGGAGGACGCCGGCATCCACGGCGTGCCGGGCTGCGACCGCTTCGTCGCGCAGGTCGTCCGCGGCGTGCGGGCCTCGGGCCCGTCGCCGGCGTGGATGCAGCGCCGCCTGACGCAGGCCGGCATGCGGCCCATCAGCCTCGCGGTCGACGTGACGAACTACGTCATGCTCGACCTCGGCCAGCCGATGCACGCCTACGACCTGGGCACCGTGACGGCGCCCGTCGTCGTGCGGCGCGCGCGTCCCGGCGAGAAGGCCACGACGCTGGACGACGTCGAGCGGGCGCTCGACCCGCAGGACCTGCTCATCACCGACTCCACCGGCGGGCGCGCGGCACGCGTGCTGGGCATCGCGGGCGTCATGGGCGGCGCGGACTCCGAGGTGTCCGACGCGACGACCGACCTGCTGCTGGAGGCCGCGCACTTCGACCCCGTGAGCATCGCGCGGTCGTCGCGGCGTCACCGGCTGACGTCGGAGGCGTCCAAGCGGTTCGAGCGCGGGGTCGACCCCCGGCTCGCCCGGGTGGCCGTCGCGCGTGCCGCGGCGCTGCTCGTCGAGCACGGCGGCGGCACCGCCGACGACGCGCTGACGGACGTCGACCGTACGCGGCCGGCGCCGGTCGTCGCGTTGGACCCGTCGCAGGCCGCGCGCCTGGTCGGGGTGCCGTACACGGACGACGAGGTGCGCACGACGCTGACGGACATCGGCTGCGAGGTCGACTGCGCCACGACGCCGTGGCAGGTGCGCGTGCCGTCGTGGCGTCCGGACCTCGTCGTCGGGGTCGACCTGGTCGAGGAGGTCGCGCGGCTGCGCGGCTACGACGCGATCCCGTCGCTCGTGCCGCCCGCGCCCTCGGGGACGGGGCTGACGCGCGGGCAGCGGCTGCGCCGCGCGGTCGCGGACACGCTCGCCGCCGGGGGGCTCGTCGAGGTGCTGAGCTACCCGTTCGTCGGCGCCGACCAGCTCGAGGTGCTCGGGTTGCCGGCCGGGGACGAGCGGCGCCGGGCCGTCCGGCTGGTCAACCCGCTGGCTGACGGCCAACCGCTCATGCGGACCGACCTGCTCGTCACCCTGCTGGACACGGCGCGCCGGAACGTCGCGCGCGGCAACGTCGACCTCGGTCTGTACGAGCTGGGGCTCGTCACGCTGCCCGACGTCGGTGCGCCGCCCGCACCCCGCCTGCCCGGGGGGGTGCGCCCGAGCGACGGGCAGCTCGCGGCGCTGGAGAAGGCCGTGCCCGCGCAGCCCCTGCACGTCGCGGGCGTCCTGGCAGGTCTCGCCGAGCCGGCGCGCCGCGGGAGCGTGGGTCGCCGGGCTGACCTCGAGGACGTGCTGGCGCACGTGCAGCGCGTCGCGCAGGTCGTCGGCGTGGAGCTCTCCGCCACGGCGGACCGCGAGCGGGCGCCGTTCCACCCGGGCCGGTGCGCGCGGCTGACGGTCCCGTCGGGCGCCGTCGTCGGCCACGCCGGCGAGCTGCACCCGAAGGTCGTCGCGGCGCTGGACCTGCCGGCCCGCGCGGTCGCGTTCGAGCTGGACCTGACGGCGCTGCTCGCCGCGACGCCGTCCGAGCCGGTGCCGGCCACCCCGGTGTCGACGTTCCCCGTCGCCAAGGAGGACGTCGCTCTCGTGGTGGCCGACGACGTGCCGGTCGCGGACGTCCTCGCGGCCGTCCGCGCGGGTGCGGCGGGCAGCGCGGCGGGTGACGTCCTGGAGGACCTGCACGTGTTCGACGTGTACGCGGGCGACCAGGTCGGTCCCGGGCGCAAGTCCGTCGCGTTCGCGTTGCGGCTGCGCGCGCAGGACCGCACGCTGACGGCCGCCGAGACCGCGGCCGTGCGGGATGCGGTCGTGGCCGAGGCGCACGCACGGGTCGGGGCCACGCTGCGCGCGTGAGGCACCCGCGGCACGCGGGCCGCGGGGCGCTCGTCCCCGCGGCCCCATGCGGGCGGCCCGCAGTGGTGCCGGAACCGGGACGAATGCCGCGTGGTCGGACGAGTTCACCAGAAAGTTACTGTCGGGTAGTTGCGGCAGATCGGGTGAACCGCGCAAGGTGAGGACAGTCGTCCAGGTGACGGCGTCTTGCCCGCGCGACGGGGCGCGTCCCACGCCCCTCCGTCGCGCCCGACGGAGGGGACCCCCTTGCACGCTCGACCACGCCCTGCCATCGGAGCGCTCGCGGCGCTCGCACTCGTGCTCACCGGTGGCGTCGCCACCGCCGGCGCGGCGCACGCGGCGCCGGCCACCACTGCGCCGCTCGTGATCAACGAGGTGTACGGAGGCGGGGGCAACTCCGGCGCGACGTACGACCGTGACTTCGTCGAGCTGTACAACCCGACGGCCGAGCCCGTGGACACGGCCGGCTGGTCGGTCCAGTACGCGTCGGCAGCCGGTGCCGTCTACCAGGTGACGCCGCTGACGGGTGTGGTCCCCGCGGGCGGCCAGCTGCTCGTCGCCCAGGCGGCGGGTTCCGGCGGGACCGTCACCGTCGAGGGCGACGTGGTCGGCACGATCCCCATGAGCTCGACGTCCGGCAAGGTCGCGCTGGTCGCGGCGACCGGTGCCCTGACGTGCGCCGGCACGTGCTCTGCGGCACCCGAGGTCGTCGACCTCGTCGGGTACGGGGCCGCGAACGACTACGCTGGCACCGGTCCCGCTCCTGGTCTGACGAACGCCACGTCGGCGTCGCGCGACGCCGCCCACACCCACACCGCAGACAACGCGGCCGACTTCACGGCGGGCACGCCGACGCCCCAGGGCCTGGGGGGAGGTTCCGCCCCGGACGACGGGACGTACACCGTCGCGGAGATCCAGGGCACGGGCACGGCGTCGCCCCTGGTGGGCGCGACCGTCACGACGTCGGGTGTCGTCACGGCGGCGTACCCGACCGGTGGCTTCCAGGGGTACGTCATCCAGACGCCGGGCACGGGAGGGGCGCTCGACCCGGCGCGGAACGCGTCCGACGCGGTCTTCGTGTACTCGTCCGCCACCGTCGGGTCCGTCACGGTCGGCGACCACGTCGAGGTCACGGGCGTGGTGAGCGAGTTCAACGGCCTCACGGAGATCACGGTCGCTGCGGGCGGCCTGCGTGCGCTGCCCGACGCGGCCGACGTCGCGCCGCTGACCGGGTCGTGGCCCGCCACGGCGGAGGGGCGCGAGGCGATCGAGTCGATGCTGCTCGCGCCGGAGGGGCACTTCACGGTCACGAACACCTACTCGACCAACCAGTACGGCGAGGTCGGCCTCGCGGCCGGCACGACTCCGCTGCTGCAGCCCACCGAGGTCGGGCGACCCGGCTCGCCGGAAGCCGCGGGGGCCGTCGCCGACAACGCGGCCCGCGGGGTGGTCCTCGACGACGGCGCCACGACCAACTTCCTGTCGTCGGCCAACCAGTCGCTGACGCCGCCGTACCTCTCGCTCGAGAACCCGGTGCGCGTCGGCGCGGCCGCGACGTTCACCGAGCCGGTCGTCGTCGACTACCGGAACAACTCGTGGAAGCTCAACCCGACCCGCCCGTACGTGGCCGGCGGACCCGCACCCGTGACGTTCGAGAACGACCGCACGCCGACGCCGGCCGCGGTCGGCGGCGACGTGACCGTCGCGTCGTTCAACGTGCTCAACTACTTCACGACGCTCGGCGCGGACACCGCTGCGTGCGAGGCCTACCGCGACCGCGCCGGTGACCCGGTGACGGTCAGCACGGGCTGCGCGCAGCGCGGTGCGTGGGACCCGGACGACCTGCAGCGCCAGCAGGACAAGATCGTCGCCGCGATCGACGCACTGGACGCGGACGTCGTCGGGCTGCTGGAGATCGAGAACTCCGCGGTCGTCGACGGTGTCGCCGACGAGGCCCTCGGAACCCTCGTCGACGCGTTGAACGCGGCCGCCGGGGCCGGCACGTGGGCGTTCGTCCCGTCGTCGGACGAGCTGCCGGACGTGGCCCTGCAGGACACCATCACGAACGCGCTGATCTACCGCACGGCGTCGGTCGAGCGCACGGGGGAGTCGCGGGCCCTCGGGACCGCCAGCGCGTCCGGGCAGGCGTTCGCGAACGCCCGGGAGCCGATCGCCCAGGCCTTCACGCCCGTGGGTGGCGGTGAGCCCGTGCTCGTCGTCGTCAACCACCTCAAGTCCAAGGGCTCGGCGGGCCCGTGGACCGGCGACGCCGACACGGGCGACGGGCAGGGCGCGTCGAACGAGTCCCGGGTGCGTCAGGCGACCGCGCTGCGGGACTGGGTGCCGACCGTCCAGGGCGACGTCGAGGCCGTGGCGCTGGTGGGCGACTTCAACGCCTACACGCGCGAGGACCCGCTGCAGGTGCTGTACGACGCGGGCTACGTCGACGCGGTCGAGACGCTGGCGCCCGGGCAGTGGTCGTACTCGTTCTCTGGCCTGTCGGGCTCGCTCGACCACGTGCTGCTCAACGAGGCCGCGCGTGCGCGAGCGACCGGCGCCGACGTGTGGGAGATCAACGCCGAGGAGTCCGTCGCCCTCGAGTACAGCAGGTACAACTACCACGGCAGCCTGTTCCACGCCGACGACCCGTACCGCTCGTCCGACCACGACCCGGTGCTCGTCGGGCTGTCCGCCGGCGAGTCGGACGACGGACCCGTCGACCTGACGTTCCTCAACATCAACGACTTCCACGGTCGCATCGACGGCAACACCGTGAAGTTCGCCGGGACCGTCGAGGAGCAGCGCGCGGCGGCCGAGGGCCCGGTCGCGTTCCTCTCCGCCGGGGACAACATCGGCGCGTCGCTGTTCGCGTCGTCGGTGCAGCAGGACCAGCCGACGATCGACGTGCTCGACGCTCTCGACCTGGCGGCCTCCGCTGTCGGGAACCACGAGTTCGACGCGGGCTACCAGGACCTCGTGGACCGCGTGATCGCGGACGGCGCCAACGCCCGGTTCCCGTACCTGGGCGCCAACGTGTACCTCGAGGGCACGGCGACGTCCGCGCTCGACGAGTACGCGCTGCTCGACATGGACGGCGTGACCGTCGGCGTCATCGGCGCGGTCACGCAGGAGACGCCGACGCTCGTGCGGCCGGACGGGATCGCCGGGCTGGAGTTCGGCGACCCCGTCGAGGCGGTCAACCGCGTCGCGGCGCAGCTGACGGACGGGGACGCGTCCAACGGCGAGGCCGACGTGCTCGTCGCCCAGTACCACGAGGGCGCCGGTGCGGGAACGCCGGACGGTGCGACGCTCGAGGAGGAGGTCGCCGCGGGCGGCGCGTTCGCCGACATCGTCACGGGCACCGACCCGGCGGTGGACGCGATCTTCACGGGCCACACGCACAAGCAGTACGCGTGGTTCGGGCCGGCAGCCGACGACGCGACGCGGCCGGTCGTGCAGACCGGCTCCTACGGCGAGCTCCTCGGCAAGGTCGTGCTGACCTACGACCCGGCGACCGACGAGGTCACGGCGGCCACCGCGGAGAACGTCGCGCGGACGACCACCCCCGACGCCGACCTCGTCGCGGCGTACCCGCGCGTCGCGGCGGTCGCCGACGTGGTGGCGCAGGCGCTCGCGTACGCCACCGAGGTCGGGTCGCAGCCCGTCGGCTCGGTCACGGCGGACGTGACGACGGCGTTCGGCGGCGGCTCGTTCGTCGACGGCGTCTACGTCGGGTCCGCGCCGGGTACGACGACCGGCCGGGACGACCGCAGCCGGGAGTCCACGCTCGGCTCGCTCGTGGCCGACGCGCTGCTCGAGACCCTCGCGGCGCCCGAGCGCGGCGGCGCGCAGATCGGCGTCGTCAACCCCGGCGGGATGCGCGCGGAGCTGCTGTACGCGCCCGACGGCACGATCACGTACGCCGAGGCCAACGCGGTGCTGCCGTTCGTCAACAACCTCTGGACCACCACCCTCACGGGCGCCCAGGTGGTGACGATGCTCGAGCAGCAGTGGCAGACCAACGCGGACGGCACGATCCCGAGCCGGCCGTACCTCCAGCTCGGGCTGAGCGACAACGTGTCCTACACGTACGACGCGACGCGCGAGCTGGGCGACCGCGTCACGTCGGTCACCGTCGACGGCGCGCCGATCGACCCGGACGCGGAGTACCGCATCGGGACGTTCTCGTTCCTGGCGCAGGGCGGGGACAACTTCCGCGTCCTCGCCGAGGGTGCCCGCACGGCCGACTCCGGGTTGATCGACCGGGACGCGTGGGTCGCGTACCTGCAGGCGCACCCGGGTGTCGCACCGGACTTCGGCGAGCGCGCGGTCGCCGTGCCGGAGCTGGAGCCGGTCATCCCGGGTGGCGAGCTGTCCTTCGAGGTGGGTGGGCTCAACCTGACGAGCCTCGGGGCACCGCAGAACACCGAGGTCGAGGTGCGGCTGGGTGACGACGTGCTCGGCACCTTCCCGCTCACGCAGGGTGCGTCCGGGCCGGAGGCGTCCGGCCGGGTGACCGTGGCGGTGCCCGACGGGCTCGAGGCGGGTCGGCACCTGCTCACCGTGGTGGCCTCGCCCAGCGGTACGACCACGACGGTGCCGTTCACGGTCGACGAGCGCACCGCGTCCTCGACGACCACGTTGACGGCCTCGCCGTCGAGCCAGGTGTCCGGCACGCGTGGCACGCGTGTGCGGCTGACGGCGCTCGTCGAGGCACCGGTGGACGCCACGGGTCCCGTGCAGTTCCTGGTGGCCGAGGACGTGCTCGGCACGGCGTCGCTGCGGGACGGCCGCGCGGTGCTCACGCTGCCGGCGGACACGCCGGCCGGCACGTACGAGGTGGTCGCGCGCTGGGCGGGCGACGACGCGGTGGCGGGCTCGCAGTCCGCGCCCGTCACGGTGACGGTCGAGCGGGCCACGAGCAGCACGTCGCTCACGGTGCTGCAGTCGCCCCTGCCCCGGCTCGTCCCCTCGGTGTGGGTCGCGACCGTCGGTCTCGACACCGCGCGGCTTCCGCAGGGCCACGTCGAGCTGCGCGAGGGCGACCGCGTCCTCGCGCGGGCGGACGTGGTGCTCGGCCTGGCGGCGGGCACGGTGCCGCGCGGGATCGGCTCGGGCACGCACCGTCTCACCGCGGTGTTCGTCCCCGACGCCCCGCAGGACGTCGCCGGCAGCACCAGCAGCGTCGTGACGGTGCGCGGCTGAGTCGCGACGTGGGCCCGACCGGGTGACCCGGTCGGGCCCACGTCGGTCCGTGCGCCCGACGGCGCTGCGGCAGGTGCCACGATGTGCGCATGACCGAC contains these protein-coding regions:
- the thpR gene encoding RNA 2',3'-cyclic phosphodiesterase; this encodes MRLFAAVWPDEDVLDHLDLALAVVRRGVASPDDGVRWSAREAWHLTAAFYGHLPDAGTDDLAADLERAAARRAPFDLQLRGAGVFSHRTLWVGTGRDVEAMTALAGAARAVGEEHGAAPDSRVRHRPHLTVGRVRPGSRPPRRAARAGVAGRPGGRGPGRGSAADVRELGPAEVFEQALAVYEGPTWRVEALSLVASRPGEGRGGGPLYTRLADLPLGTGAD
- the pheS gene encoding phenylalanine--tRNA ligase subunit alpha, whose amino-acid sequence is MTSDTPLSPLDADGVAAAVDAAIAAIAGASDLDGLKAARLAHTGDASPLALANRAIGGLPGPDKAAAGRLLGQARGRVNAAIADRQVELEAERDARVLVEESLDVTLPADRHRLGARHPLSTLSERIADVFVAMGWEIAEGPELETEWFNFDALNFGVDHPARQMQDTFFVAPTDPDVPADGSGLVLRTHTSPVQARTLLERGVPVYIACPGKVFRTDALDATHTPVFHQVEGLAVDEGLTMAHLKGTLDHFARAMFGPEARTRLRPSFFPFTEPSAEMDLWFPQKKGGPGWIEWGGCGMVNPHVLRACGIDPDVYSGYAFGMGIERTLMLRHGIADMRDMVEGDVRFSEQFRTVI
- the pheT gene encoding phenylalanine--tRNA ligase subunit beta, which produces MPRIPLTWLGEHVELPAGLTAEQLAADLVRVGLEEEAIHSSGVSGPLVVGQVLELMPEPQKNGKTINWCQVDVGAHNALDEAGNPTVPRGIVCGAHNFGVGDRVVVALPGAVLPGPFAISARRTYGHVSDGMICSQRELGLGDDHAGIIVLSRLGHGEDATAPGTDALALLGLGDEVLEINVTPDRGYCFSMRGVAREYAHSTGAAFTDPGVETPETLRERPAGFAVEIEEDAGIHGVPGCDRFVAQVVRGVRASGPSPAWMQRRLTQAGMRPISLAVDVTNYVMLDLGQPMHAYDLGTVTAPVVVRRARPGEKATTLDDVERALDPQDLLITDSTGGRAARVLGIAGVMGGADSEVSDATTDLLLEAAHFDPVSIARSSRRHRLTSEASKRFERGVDPRLARVAVARAAALLVEHGGGTADDALTDVDRTRPAPVVALDPSQAARLVGVPYTDDEVRTTLTDIGCEVDCATTPWQVRVPSWRPDLVVGVDLVEEVARLRGYDAIPSLVPPAPSGTGLTRGQRLRRAVADTLAAGGLVEVLSYPFVGADQLEVLGLPAGDERRRAVRLVNPLADGQPLMRTDLLVTLLDTARRNVARGNVDLGLYELGLVTLPDVGAPPAPRLPGGVRPSDGQLAALEKAVPAQPLHVAGVLAGLAEPARRGSVGRRADLEDVLAHVQRVAQVVGVELSATADRERAPFHPGRCARLTVPSGAVVGHAGELHPKVVAALDLPARAVAFELDLTALLAATPSEPVPATPVSTFPVAKEDVALVVADDVPVADVLAAVRAGAAGSAAGDVLEDLHVFDVYAGDQVGPGRKSVAFALRLRAQDRTLTAAETAAVRDAVVAEAHARVGATLRA
- a CDS encoding ExeM/NucH family extracellular endonuclease translates to MHARPRPAIGALAALALVLTGGVATAGAAHAAPATTAPLVINEVYGGGGNSGATYDRDFVELYNPTAEPVDTAGWSVQYASAAGAVYQVTPLTGVVPAGGQLLVAQAAGSGGTVTVEGDVVGTIPMSSTSGKVALVAATGALTCAGTCSAAPEVVDLVGYGAANDYAGTGPAPGLTNATSASRDAAHTHTADNAADFTAGTPTPQGLGGGSAPDDGTYTVAEIQGTGTASPLVGATVTTSGVVTAAYPTGGFQGYVIQTPGTGGALDPARNASDAVFVYSSATVGSVTVGDHVEVTGVVSEFNGLTEITVAAGGLRALPDAADVAPLTGSWPATAEGREAIESMLLAPEGHFTVTNTYSTNQYGEVGLAAGTTPLLQPTEVGRPGSPEAAGAVADNAARGVVLDDGATTNFLSSANQSLTPPYLSLENPVRVGAAATFTEPVVVDYRNNSWKLNPTRPYVAGGPAPVTFENDRTPTPAAVGGDVTVASFNVLNYFTTLGADTAACEAYRDRAGDPVTVSTGCAQRGAWDPDDLQRQQDKIVAAIDALDADVVGLLEIENSAVVDGVADEALGTLVDALNAAAGAGTWAFVPSSDELPDVALQDTITNALIYRTASVERTGESRALGTASASGQAFANAREPIAQAFTPVGGGEPVLVVVNHLKSKGSAGPWTGDADTGDGQGASNESRVRQATALRDWVPTVQGDVEAVALVGDFNAYTREDPLQVLYDAGYVDAVETLAPGQWSYSFSGLSGSLDHVLLNEAARARATGADVWEINAEESVALEYSRYNYHGSLFHADDPYRSSDHDPVLVGLSAGESDDGPVDLTFLNINDFHGRIDGNTVKFAGTVEEQRAAAEGPVAFLSAGDNIGASLFASSVQQDQPTIDVLDALDLAASAVGNHEFDAGYQDLVDRVIADGANARFPYLGANVYLEGTATSALDEYALLDMDGVTVGVIGAVTQETPTLVRPDGIAGLEFGDPVEAVNRVAAQLTDGDASNGEADVLVAQYHEGAGAGTPDGATLEEEVAAGGAFADIVTGTDPAVDAIFTGHTHKQYAWFGPAADDATRPVVQTGSYGELLGKVVLTYDPATDEVTAATAENVARTTTPDADLVAAYPRVAAVADVVAQALAYATEVGSQPVGSVTADVTTAFGGGSFVDGVYVGSAPGTTTGRDDRSRESTLGSLVADALLETLAAPERGGAQIGVVNPGGMRAELLYAPDGTITYAEANAVLPFVNNLWTTTLTGAQVVTMLEQQWQTNADGTIPSRPYLQLGLSDNVSYTYDATRELGDRVTSVTVDGAPIDPDAEYRIGTFSFLAQGGDNFRVLAEGARTADSGLIDRDAWVAYLQAHPGVAPDFGERAVAVPELEPVIPGGELSFEVGGLNLTSLGAPQNTEVEVRLGDDVLGTFPLTQGASGPEASGRVTVAVPDGLEAGRHLLTVVASPSGTTTTVPFTVDERTASSTTTLTASPSSQVSGTRGTRVRLTALVEAPVDATGPVQFLVAEDVLGTASLRDGRAVLTLPADTPAGTYEVVARWAGDDAVAGSQSAPVTVTVERATSSTSLTVLQSPLPRLVPSVWVATVGLDTARLPQGHVELREGDRVLARADVVLGLAAGTVPRGIGSGTHRLTAVFVPDAPQDVAGSTSSVVTVRG